One Setaria italica strain Yugu1 chromosome I, Setaria_italica_v2.0, whole genome shotgun sequence DNA window includes the following coding sequences:
- the LOC101773410 gene encoding uncharacterized protein LOC101773410 — protein sequence MASATAARHVHIEALQTALPTRKVEPGRARPVSVAAPPLPAAALQRRARVVLYYRAVAGAGVPWGQEEALLVKESLSEAVADHPEMAGRLRRRADGSWEVKLNDTGVRLVLATVEASVDDFVGGGEEGRERREAALVPWTDVDAEDPDMCALCFVQLTRFQGDGGYAVGVSCSLMLCDPLALARFLLSWARVHAEIKARDKAATIPMMQYAGYFQNPGTMTRRIRSVPLDAFAAADAAGTETVLFRAAAGGGALDHRALARACVDEASERLGAGKAPRSFSLVAVARDGVGGNPRGMTVETCAAGDSPPASGGSGHELEVAQWQELGLEEFALRESKPVHVSYSIVTGGDEALVVVIPDGKGFLVTATVPK from the exons ATGGCGTCCGCGACCGCCGCGCGCCACGTCCACATCGAGGCCCTGCAGACGGCGCTGCCCACGCGCAAGGTGGAGCCGGGGCGGGCGCGCCCCGTCTCCGTGGCCGCGCCcccgctcccggccgccgcgctgCAGCGCCGCGCCCGCGTGGTGCTCTACTACCGCGCGGTAGCTGGGGCAGGGGTCCCGTGGGGGCAGGAGGAGGCGCTCCTGGTGAAGGAGTCGCTGAGCGAGGCCGTGGCCGACCACCCAGAGATGGCcggccggctccggcgccgcgccgACGGGTCCTGGGAGGTGAAGCTCAACGACACGGGCGTCAGGCTCGTGCTGGCCACGGTGGAGGCCTCCGTGGACGACTTCGTCGGCGGGGGCGAGGAGGGCCGCGAGCGCCGGGAGGCCGCGCTCGTGCCGTGGACCGACGTGGACGCCGAGGATCCCGACATGTGCGCCCTCTGCTTCGTGCAG CTGACACGGTTCCAGGGCGACGGGGGCTACGCCGTGGGCGTGAGCTGCAGTCTGATGCTGTGCGACCCGCTGGCGCTGGCGCGCTTCCTCCTGTCGTGGGCGCGCGTGCACGCCGAGATCAAGGCCCGGGACAAGGCCGCCACCATCCCGATGATGCAGTACGCGGGCTACTTCCAGAACCCGGGCACCATGACCCGCCGCATCAGGTCCGTCCCGCTCGACGCCTTTgcagccgccgacgccgccggcaccgAGACGGTGCTCTtcagggccgccgccggcggcggggcgcttGACCACCGAGCGCTCGCCAGGGCCTGCGTCGACGAGGCCAGCGAGAGGCTCGGCGCGGGCAAGGCGCCGCGGTCGTTctcgctcgtcgccgtcgccaggGACGGCGTCGGGGGCAACCCGAGAGGGATGACCGTGGAGACGTGCGCGGCGGGCGATAGCCCGCCGGCGTCCGGGGGTTCCGGGCACGAGCTCGAGGTTGCGCAGTGGCAGGAACTCGGGCTCGAGGAGTTCGCGCTCAGGGAGAGCAAGCCCGTGCACGTGTCCTACAGCATCGTGACCGGCGGCGACGAAGCGCTCGTCGTCGTGATCCCCGACGGCAAAGGCTTCCTGGTCACGGCGACTGTCCCGAAATAG
- the LOC101773003 gene encoding blue copper protein, translated as MAGTLVIAGLVLLAVAAAPAHATDYVVGGSSGWTSGVDYTTWAKGKTFSVGDNLVFQYSAMHTVAEVSSADYSACSASNSLQSYSDQNTKIALTAPGTRYFICGTPGHCSGGMKVAVTVAAADATAPAASSPPATTPAAPGSDDDTPPETTTTPSTPTTAPTTRATPSSTGGASAGEAPLAMGVLACAAGLVGLALMA; from the exons ATGGCTGGCACTCTAGTTATTGCCGGCCTGGtactcctcgccgtcgccgccgctccggcgCACGCTACGGATTACGTGGTCGGCGGCTCGTCCGGGTGGACCAGCGGTGTGGACTACACCACCTGGGCGAAAGGCAAGACCTTCAGTGTTGGCGACAACCTGG TGTTCCAGTACAGCGCGATGCACACGGTGGCGGAGGTGAGCTCGGCGGACTACAGCGCGTGCTCGGCCAGCAACTCCCTGCAGTCGTACAGCGACCAGAACACCAAGATCGCGCTCACTGCGCCCGGCACGCGCTACTTCATCTGCGGCACCCCGGGCCACTGCAGCGGCGGCATGAAGGTCGCCGTCAcggtcgccgccgcggacgccaCCGCCCCGGCGGCGTCGTCCCCGCCCGCCAcgacgcccgccgcgcccgGCTCCGACGACGACACTCCTCCGGAGACGACGACAACGCCGTCCACGCCCACGACGGCGCCCACGACCAGGGCCACCCCGAGCAGCACCGGCGGGGCCAGCGCCGGGGAGGCACCGCTCGCGATGGGCGTGCTGGCGTGCGCCGCGGGGCTCGTCGGCCTCGCCCTGATGGCCTAG